Proteins encoded by one window of Mycolicibacterium sp. ND9-15:
- the nrdI gene encoding class Ib ribonucleoside-diphosphate reductase assembly flavoprotein NrdI, translated as MSNLVYFSSVSENTHRFVAKLGLPAIRIPLHGRIEVDEPYVLVLPTYGGGRATPNINDGGYVPKQVIAFLNNEHNRSLIRGVIAAGNNNFGAEFAYAGDVVSRKCAVPYLYRFELMGTPDDVDAVRSGLEEFWKDQTCHQPSQLQSL; from the coding sequence GTGAGCAACCTCGTCTACTTCTCCAGCGTCTCGGAGAACACCCACCGCTTCGTCGCGAAGCTGGGCCTGCCCGCCATCCGGATTCCGCTGCACGGGCGCATCGAGGTCGATGAGCCCTATGTGCTGGTGCTGCCCACCTACGGCGGTGGGCGCGCCACGCCGAACATCAACGACGGTGGCTATGTGCCCAAGCAGGTCATCGCGTTCCTCAACAACGAGCACAACCGGTCGTTGATCCGCGGCGTCATCGCCGCGGGCAACAACAACTTCGGCGCCGAGTTCGCCTATGCGGGCGATGTCGTGTCCCGCAAGTGCGCCGTCCCGTACCTGTACCGCTTCGAACTGATGGGAACCCCCGACGACGTCGACGCCGTCCGATCGGGTTTGGAAGAGTTTTGGAAGGACCAGACGTGTCACCAACCGTCACAGCTGCAGAGCCTGTAA
- a CDS encoding redoxin NrdH: MTQHSITVYTKPACVQCNATYKALDKQGIVYETVDISLDSEARDYVMALGYLQAPVVVVGNEHWSGFRPDRIKALGAVAATA; this comes from the coding sequence ATGACTCAGCACTCGATCACCGTGTACACGAAGCCAGCATGCGTGCAGTGCAACGCCACCTACAAGGCGTTGGACAAGCAGGGCATCGTCTACGAGACCGTCGACATCAGCCTCGACAGCGAAGCCCGCGACTACGTGATGGCGCTCGGTTATCTGCAGGCCCCGGTCGTCGTGGTCGGCAACGAGCACTGGTCGGGCTTCCGGCCCGACCGCATCAAGGCGCTCGGAGCGGTCGCTGCGACGGCTTAG
- a CDS encoding NAD(P)H-dependent oxidoreductase has translation MNEGTMEVSDTSNTKVLVLLGSLRAASVNRQLVELARETVPDGITLQWFDRLGELPFYNEDIDNADVAEPVVALRRAAADADAALVVTPEYNGSIPGVLKNAIDWLSRPWGNSAIKGKPLAVVGAALGRYGGQWAHDETRKSFAIAGPRVVKDLKLSVPTKALDGRHPREDAEVAANLRHIIGKLAAEVG, from the coding sequence ATGAACGAAGGGACCATGGAAGTGTCGGACACCTCGAACACCAAGGTGCTGGTGCTGTTGGGCAGCTTGCGGGCGGCATCGGTCAACCGGCAGTTGGTCGAACTGGCGCGGGAGACCGTTCCCGACGGAATCACCCTGCAGTGGTTCGACCGGCTCGGTGAGCTGCCCTTCTACAACGAGGACATCGACAACGCTGACGTCGCCGAACCCGTGGTGGCACTGCGGCGCGCCGCGGCCGATGCGGACGCCGCCCTTGTCGTCACGCCCGAGTACAACGGCAGTATCCCGGGCGTGCTGAAGAACGCGATCGACTGGTTGTCGCGACCGTGGGGCAACAGCGCGATCAAGGGCAAGCCACTTGCGGTCGTCGGCGCGGCGCTCGGGCGCTACGGCGGCCAGTGGGCGCATGACGAGACGCGTAAGAGCTTCGCGATAGCCGGGCCGCGCGTCGTCAAGGACCTCAAGCTTTCGGTGCCGACCAAGGCGCTTGACGGCAGGCATCCGCGGGAGGACGCCGAGGTGGCCGCAAACCTGCGCCACATCATCGGCAAGCTGGCAGCCGAGGTCGGCTGA
- a CDS encoding TetR/AcrR family transcriptional regulator, whose product MAAPRPLNELPITDQAPHERGDAARNRALLLDAARRLIAERGADAVTTDDIAAAAGVGKGTLFRRFGSRAGLMLVLLDEDEKAHQQAFLFGPPPLGPGAPPLERLLAYGRAQLKFAHTHHALLSDANRDPQTRFNAPATLHHRHVRVLLESANTSGDLDAQAAALLTLLDADYVHHELNERANTLESLGDAWETVARKLCGQ is encoded by the coding sequence ATGGCCGCTCCTCGTCCCCTCAATGAGCTGCCGATCACCGATCAAGCTCCGCACGAGCGCGGTGACGCCGCACGCAACCGCGCCCTGCTTCTCGATGCCGCGCGGCGCCTGATCGCCGAGCGCGGCGCCGATGCGGTCACCACCGATGACATCGCCGCGGCGGCCGGTGTCGGCAAGGGCACGCTGTTCCGCAGGTTCGGCAGCCGTGCCGGTTTGATGCTCGTCCTGCTCGACGAGGACGAGAAAGCCCATCAACAGGCGTTCCTGTTCGGTCCGCCGCCCCTGGGTCCGGGTGCTCCGCCGCTCGAGCGACTGCTGGCGTACGGCCGCGCCCAGTTGAAATTCGCGCACACCCACCACGCGTTGCTTTCCGATGCCAATCGCGACCCACAGACACGGTTCAACGCCCCCGCGACGCTGCACCACCGGCATGTTCGGGTGTTACTCGAATCGGCCAACACCTCAGGAGATCTCGACGCGCAGGCCGCCGCGCTGCTGACGCTGCTGGACGCGGACTACGTGCACCATGAACTCAACGAGCGGGCTAACACGCTCGAGTCACTCGGCGACGCGTGGGAAACGGTGGCGCGCAAGCTCTGCGGCCAATGA